The following coding sequences lie in one Mycobacterium gordonae genomic window:
- a CDS encoding LLM class F420-dependent oxidoreductase gives MVSGGLKIDGGIPNRLDQVVEAAVELEQSDCDGGWTAETSHDPFLPLLLAAEHTTRIELGTNIAVAFARNPMIVANLGWDLQAYSQGRFILGLGTQIQAHIEKRFSMPWSHPARRMREFVTALQAIWSAWRDGTKLRFEGEFYTHKIMTPMFTPEPHPYPPPKIFLAAVGEAMTEMCGEVADGHLGHPMVSKRYLTEVTMPILLRGIARSGRARGDFEVSAEVMVATGSTENELATAVAATRKQIAFYGSTPAYRKVLELHGWGDLHEELHRLSKEGEWNTMGSLIDDEILGTFAVVGPVEHVGAALRARCDGVTDRVLPIFYAASPDCVRLALKDFRR, from the coding sequence ATGGTGAGCGGGGGCCTCAAGATCGACGGTGGCATACCCAACCGGCTGGATCAGGTGGTCGAGGCGGCCGTCGAACTGGAACAGTCCGATTGCGACGGCGGGTGGACCGCCGAGACCAGCCACGATCCGTTCCTGCCGCTGCTGCTGGCCGCCGAACACACCACCCGCATCGAGCTAGGCACCAACATCGCGGTGGCCTTCGCCCGCAACCCGATGATCGTCGCCAACCTGGGCTGGGACCTGCAGGCATACTCCCAGGGCCGGTTCATCCTCGGCCTGGGCACCCAGATCCAGGCCCACATCGAGAAGCGGTTCAGCATGCCGTGGAGCCATCCGGCACGAAGGATGCGCGAGTTCGTGACCGCCCTGCAGGCGATCTGGTCGGCCTGGCGAGACGGCACCAAGCTGCGGTTCGAGGGTGAGTTCTACACCCACAAGATCATGACCCCCATGTTCACTCCGGAGCCCCATCCCTACCCACCGCCGAAGATCTTTCTGGCCGCAGTCGGTGAGGCGATGACCGAGATGTGCGGGGAGGTCGCCGACGGGCATCTCGGCCACCCGATGGTGTCGAAGCGCTACCTCACCGAAGTGACCATGCCGATCCTGCTGCGCGGCATCGCGCGTTCCGGCCGCGCCCGCGGCGACTTCGAGGTGTCGGCCGAGGTGATGGTCGCCACCGGCAGCACGGAAAACGAATTGGCCACCGCCGTGGCGGCCACTCGAAAGCAGATCGCGTTCTACGGGTCCACCCCTGCGTACCGCAAGGTGCTCGAACTGCACGGCTGGGGCGATCTGCACGAGGAACTGCACCGCCTTTCCAAGGAGGGTGAGTGGAACACCATGGGCTCGCTTATCGATGACGAGATCCTGGGTACCTTCGCGGTGGTCGGCCCGGTCGAGCACGTCGGCGCCGCCCTGCGTGCCCGGTGTGACGGGGTCACCGACCGGGTGCTGCCGATTTTCTATGCCGCCTCACCGGACTGTGTTCGGCTGGCGTTGAAGGACTTTCGCCGGTGA